A stretch of Arctopsyche grandis isolate Sample6627 chromosome 9, ASM5162203v2, whole genome shotgun sequence DNA encodes these proteins:
- the LOC143916639 gene encoding uncharacterized protein LOC143916639 yields the protein MFVKLIFWTTIYFMISMCTGNTNEIGDSIQGSEITITDYSIDFDFSRDQISKCNTSTPAIQCADCNTKLFCTSGAKFPCPSRLPYCDNGDCVETKSPSCSVENLGNVCPTGRGDMYFPDAKNCYIYYYCDSELGATNAYSCPINFPFDMESQTCKRWGTCGYFNCAGRDYSTYSNAPSLGIFCYNNKIIDGTYVACLEGQQLGSSLNCEAKCVKEGNIPHENDNTRYYRCLPSGPWGAFVKTVEDCPRGQTFNVEKLKCNK from the exons ATGTTTGTGAAACTCATCTTTTGGACAACGATATACTTT ATGATATCTATGTGTACTGGAAACACAAATGAAATTGGGGACAGTATCCAAGGAAGTGAAATTACAATAACCGACTATTCAATTGATTTTGACTTTAGTCGTGATCAAATTTCTAAGTGCAATACATCGACTCCTGCAATTCAATGCGCCGATTGTAACACCAAACTTTTTTGCACATCAGGTGCCAAATTTCCATGCCCTTCGCGCCTACCCTACTGCGATAATGGAGATTGCGTGGAAACCAAAAGTCCAAGCTGTTCGGTAGAGAATCTTGGAAACGTTTGCCCTACCGGCAGAGGCGATATGTATTTTCCAG ATGCAAAAAATTGCTACATTTACTATTACTGCGATAGTGAGTTAGGTGCAACGAATGCTTACTCCTGTCCAATCAATTTTCCTTTTGATATGGAGTCCCAAACTTGCAAACGGTGGGGCACTTGTGGATATTTCAACTGTGCAGGTCGAGATTATTCAACATATTCCAATGCTCCATCCCTGGGAATTTTTTgctataacaataaaattattgatggTACCTATGTGGCTTGTTTAGAAGGCCAACAATTAGGTTCATCGCTTAATTGCGAGGCGAAATGTGTCAAAGAAGGTAACATACCACATGAAAATGATAATACTCGCTACTATAGGTGTCTCCCATCAGGTCCTTGGGGTGCATTTGTGAAGACGGTAGAAGATTGTCCAAGAGGACAAACATTTAATGTAGAGAaactaaaatgtaataaataa